The following proteins come from a genomic window of Diceros bicornis minor isolate mBicDic1 chromosome 4, mDicBic1.mat.cur, whole genome shotgun sequence:
- the LOC131404835 gene encoding major histocompatibility complex class I-related gene protein: MVPLLPLIIVLTVKYSDARTHSLRYFRLGVSDPGHGIPEFISVGYVDSHPITTYDSISRRKEPRASWMAENLAPDHWERYTQLLRSWQQTFKMELKHLQSRYNHSGFHTYQRMIGCELLEDGSTTGFLQYAYDGQDFIIFNKDTLSWTAVDNVAHITKKAWEANRHELQYQKNWLEEECIAWLKRFLEYGKDTLQRTEPPLVRINRREIFPGITTLFCRAHGFYPPEISMIWMKNGEEIEQEMDYGDILPSGDGTYQTWVSVELDPQSSELYSCHVEHCGLHMVLQVPQESETIPLVMKAVAGSIVLAIALAGVSVLVWRRRPRDEKHVERS; encoded by the exons ATGGTGCCCCTGTTACCTCTCATCATTGTATTAACGGTGAAGTATAGCGATGCTC GGACTCACTCTCTCAGATATTTTCGCCTGGGCGTTTCGGATCCTGGCCATGGGATTCCTGAGTTTATTTCAGTTGGGTATGTGGACTCTCACCCCATCACCACATATGACAGTATCTCTCGGCGGAAGGAGCCGCGGGCCTCGTGGATGGCGGAGAACCTCGCACCGGATCACTGGGAGAGGTACACTCAGCTGCTGAGGAGCTGGCAGCAGACATTCAAGATGGAACTGAAGCACCTGCAGAGTCGCTACAATCACTCAG GGTTTCACACTTACCAGAGAATGATCGGCTGTGAGTTGCTGGAGGATGGTAGCACCACGGGATTTCTCCAATATGCATATGATGGACAGGATTTCATTATCTTCAATAAAGACACCCTCTCCTGGACAGCTGTAGATAATGTGGCTCACATCACCAAGAAGGCATGGGAGGCCAATCGGCATGAGTTACAATATCAAAAGAATTGGTTGGAAGAAGAATGTATTGCCTGGTTAAAGAGATTCCTAGAGTATGGGAAAGATACCCTGCAGAGGACAG AGCCTCCACTGGTCAGAATAAATCGCAGAGAAATTTTTCCAGGGATTACAACTCTTTTCTGCAGAGCTCATGGCTTTTACCCCCCAGAAATTTCCATGATCTGGATGAAAAATGGGGAAGAAATTGAGCAAGAAATGGATTATGGAGACATTCTTCCCAGTGGGGATGGGACCTATCAGACATGGGTATCAGTTGAGCTGGATCCTCAGAGCAGCGAACTTTACTCCTGTCATGTGGAGCACTGTGGCCTCCACATGGTTCTTCAGGTCCCCCAGG AATCAGAAACTATCCCTCTGGTGATGAAAGCTGTCGCTGGGTCCATTGTCCTCGCTATTGCCCTGGCTGGAGTCAGCGTCCTAGTCTGGAGAAGAAGGCCTCGAGATGAGAAGCATGTGGAAAGATCCTAG